The following are from one region of the Pocillopora verrucosa isolate sample1 chromosome 3, ASM3666991v2, whole genome shotgun sequence genome:
- the LOC136279669 gene encoding transcriptional regulatory protein AlgP-like, which yields MSPHVSSYIITAAHAGPSAKPSNSESVNPAAARAGPSAKPTNSDSVNPAASRVRLSAKPSNSESVYPAAARAGPSAKSTNSDSVNPAAARAGPSAKSTNSDSVNPAASRVRPSAKPSNSESVYPAAARAGPSAKPTNSDSVNPAAARVRP from the exons ATGTCTCCTCATGTCTCTTCTTATATCATTACAGCTGCTCATGCGGGGCCATCCGCTAAGCCCTCCAATTCTGAGTCTGTTAATCCAGCAG CTGCTCGTGCAGGGCCATCTGCTAAGCCCACCAATTCTGATTCTGTTAATCCAGCAG CTTCTCGTGTGAGGCTGTCCGCTAAGCCCTCCAATTCTGAGTCTGTTTATCCAGCAG CTGCTCGTGCAGGGCCGTCTGCTAAGTCCACCAATTCTGATTCTGTTAATCCAGCAG CTGCTCGTGCAGGGCCGTCTGCTAAGTCCACCAATTCTGATTCTGTTAATCCAGCAG CTTCTCGTGTGAGGCCGTCCGCTAAGCCCTCCAATTCTGAGTCTGTTTATCCAGCAG CTGCTCGTGCGGGGCCATCTGCTAAGCCCACCAATTCTGATTCTGTTAATCCAGCAG CTGCTCGTGTGAGGCCGTAA